One genomic segment of Gemmatimonas aurantiaca includes these proteins:
- a CDS encoding FtsX-like permease family protein: MSTPVSAPGMSLGALLRLAWRESRSARRRLALYMSSIAFGVAALVAIDSFAGNVTRSVREQSRTLLGGDMALQARAAFPAVVDTLVDSLSTLGVQHARVANFTSMALAESSGNTRLVQVRAVSPGYPFYGEIETVPADGWRRVHDDTVVFVDPSLLVSLDARVGDRLRLGQQVFTIGGTLGNVPGDAGITAVIGPRIYVSDRWLERTRLLSFGSRVEYDLILRLPATLASSGNAATLKRDLRRRIDPRQAALEEAREARGEERSQAAEEEDPRDSTSTSARDMPVTLSAADTVTDTGTGTRAEPRTDSAGAAAGLVSRTPPTRVRIRTVADTEQDFTEAVSRLADFLSVIGLIALLLGGIGVASGVNAFVSSKIDTVAVLRCLGATSRQVLALYVVQAASMGFVGAGAGVLLGVAVQFLLPNVVSDFLPLDVTITLEFWPLILGLATGVWVSLVFALRPLLALRRVSPLQAIRRDADPSALPKEWKDMARLLVDGLLVGSIVAIVISRIGDVREGLGITAGIALVVAVLWVAATLLIAAARRSARPSWPFELRQGIANLHRPANQTRAVTLALGFGAFLLSTVYLVQANLLGRVQASAEGAAGNLLFFDVQDDQAAPIDSLLKAHDHPVAQQTPIVTMRLDAINGRSVTALLADTTVRRAGWTMRREFRSTYRDTLVASEKLVRGPWFAPATTRAAAREANPDLPFVISLEEELARDMAVNIGDTLTWNVQGVPVRTVVANVRAVNWARFEANFFVVFEPAALRRAPQQFVIVANVPGGEAVATMQRDVVRRFPNVSSVDLTLVRETIGSIVNRVTLAIRFLGLFSLAMGIPVLFSAVAATRRARLREGVLLRTLGASQAQVARVLLAEYGALGALGALTGMLLSFVGAWALTYFVFEETFNPAVGPTFMIAAGMLLLTMAIGLLTSRDVYRETPMMAIRESA; encoded by the coding sequence ATGAGTACACCCGTGAGCGCGCCCGGCATGTCGCTGGGCGCCCTGCTCCGCCTGGCCTGGCGTGAAAGCCGGTCGGCGCGCCGGCGTCTGGCGTTGTACATGTCGTCCATCGCCTTCGGGGTGGCCGCGCTCGTGGCTATCGATTCGTTCGCGGGCAATGTCACGCGCTCGGTGCGCGAACAATCGCGCACCCTGCTGGGTGGCGACATGGCACTCCAGGCGCGTGCGGCATTTCCCGCCGTGGTGGACACGCTGGTCGATTCGCTGAGCACCCTCGGTGTGCAGCACGCCCGTGTGGCCAATTTCACGTCGATGGCGCTGGCCGAATCCTCGGGGAACACGCGTCTCGTGCAGGTGCGCGCCGTCTCGCCGGGATATCCCTTCTACGGTGAGATCGAAACGGTGCCGGCCGATGGCTGGCGTCGGGTGCACGACGACACCGTGGTGTTCGTCGATCCGTCGCTGCTGGTGTCGCTCGATGCGCGCGTGGGCGATCGCCTGCGCCTGGGCCAACAGGTCTTCACCATCGGCGGCACGCTGGGCAACGTGCCCGGCGATGCCGGGATCACCGCGGTCATCGGTCCACGCATCTACGTCTCCGATCGCTGGCTGGAGCGCACACGGCTGCTGTCGTTCGGCAGTCGCGTGGAATACGATCTCATTCTGCGCCTGCCCGCGACGCTGGCCTCATCGGGCAATGCCGCGACGCTCAAGCGTGATCTGCGCCGACGCATCGATCCAAGGCAGGCCGCCCTCGAGGAAGCGCGCGAAGCCCGCGGAGAAGAACGGTCCCAAGCCGCCGAAGAGGAGGACCCGCGCGACAGCACGTCGACCAGCGCCCGGGACATGCCGGTGACGCTGTCGGCAGCGGATACCGTGACAGACACGGGTACGGGCACACGCGCCGAGCCGCGTACCGACAGCGCCGGTGCCGCGGCCGGTCTCGTGAGCCGGACGCCCCCCACCCGTGTACGCATCCGCACGGTGGCCGACACGGAGCAGGACTTCACCGAGGCCGTCTCACGGCTGGCCGATTTTCTGTCCGTCATCGGTCTCATCGCGCTGCTGCTGGGTGGCATCGGTGTGGCCAGTGGGGTGAACGCGTTCGTCTCCTCGAAGATCGATACCGTGGCCGTGCTACGCTGTCTCGGCGCCACCAGCCGGCAGGTGCTCGCGCTCTACGTGGTGCAGGCCGCCTCCATGGGATTCGTGGGCGCCGGCGCGGGTGTGCTGCTCGGTGTGGCCGTGCAGTTCCTGCTGCCCAATGTGGTCTCGGATTTCCTGCCACTCGATGTCACCATCACGCTCGAGTTCTGGCCGCTGATCCTCGGTCTCGCGACGGGTGTGTGGGTGTCGCTGGTGTTCGCGTTGCGACCGCTGCTCGCGCTGCGTCGTGTGTCGCCGCTGCAGGCCATCCGGCGCGATGCCGATCCGTCGGCGCTGCCCAAGGAGTGGAAGGACATGGCCCGTCTCCTCGTGGACGGTCTGCTGGTGGGCAGCATCGTGGCCATCGTGATCTCGCGCATCGGCGACGTGCGGGAAGGACTGGGCATCACCGCCGGTATCGCGCTGGTGGTGGCGGTGTTGTGGGTGGCGGCCACGCTGCTCATCGCCGCGGCCCGACGCAGCGCACGCCCTTCGTGGCCATTCGAACTCCGACAGGGCATCGCCAATCTCCATCGTCCGGCCAATCAGACCCGGGCCGTCACTCTGGCCCTGGGATTCGGTGCGTTTCTGCTCAGCACCGTGTATCTGGTGCAGGCCAATCTGCTGGGACGTGTGCAGGCCAGCGCGGAAGGCGCGGCCGGCAACCTGCTCTTCTTCGATGTGCAGGACGATCAGGCCGCTCCCATCGACTCGCTGCTGAAGGCCCACGATCATCCGGTGGCGCAGCAGACACCCATCGTCACGATGCGCCTCGATGCCATCAATGGCCGCAGCGTCACGGCGCTGCTCGCGGACACCACCGTGCGCCGGGCCGGCTGGACGATGCGTCGTGAATTCCGGTCGACCTATCGCGACACGCTGGTGGCGTCGGAGAAACTGGTGCGCGGCCCCTGGTTCGCACCGGCCACGACACGCGCGGCGGCGCGGGAGGCCAATCCGGATCTGCCCTTCGTGATCTCCCTCGAGGAAGAACTGGCGCGCGACATGGCCGTGAACATCGGTGACACGCTCACGTGGAATGTGCAGGGCGTGCCGGTGCGCACCGTGGTGGCCAACGTGCGTGCGGTCAACTGGGCACGTTTCGAAGCCAACTTCTTCGTGGTGTTCGAACCCGCGGCCCTGCGGCGCGCGCCGCAGCAGTTCGTCATCGTCGCCAACGTGCCGGGTGGCGAAGCCGTGGCCACGATGCAGCGCGATGTCGTGCGACGTTTTCCGAATGTGTCGAGCGTCGATCTCACTCTCGTGCGCGAAACGATCGGATCGATCGTCAATCGCGTGACGCTGGCCATCCGGTTCCTCGGCCTGTTCTCCCTGGCGATGGGCATTCCGGTGCTCTTCAGCGCCGTGGCCGCGACGCGTCGCGCGCGTCTGCGCGAAGGAGTGTTGCTGCGCACGCTGGGCGCTTCGCAGGCCCAGGTCGCCCGCGTACTGCTCGCGGAATACGGCGCGCTGGGGGCGTTGGGTGCGCTCACCGGCATGCTGTTGTCGTTCGTGGGCGCGTGGGCGCTCACATATTTCGTCTTCGAGGAAACGTTCAATCCCGCCGTCGGGCCAACGTTCATGATCGCGGCCGGCATGCTGCTGCTCACCATGGCGATCGGTCTGCTCACGAGTCGCGACGTGTATCGCGAGACGCCCATGATGGCCATTCGCGAATCGGCCTGA
- the infA gene encoding translation initiation factor IF-1 — translation MGKQDAIELEGTVTELLPNATFRVTVQSGHEVLTTLAGNMRRNRIRVLAGDRVTVEVSPYDLTRGRITFRHKN, via the coding sequence ATGGGGAAACAGGACGCGATTGAACTCGAAGGAACCGTCACGGAACTTCTCCCGAACGCGACGTTCCGGGTGACGGTGCAGAGTGGTCACGAAGTGCTGACGACACTGGCTGGAAATATGCGACGCAATCGCATCCGCGTGTTGGCCGGCGATCGTGTGACCGTCGAGGTCTCGCCATACGATCTGACGCGTGGCCGGATCACCTTCCGCCACAAGAACTGA
- a CDS encoding aminotransferase class I/II-fold pyridoxal phosphate-dependent enzyme, with the protein MPRFSKRFTGFPVYPLAHIPARKKALLAAGVDVIDLGAGDADLAPPPRAVAALQAAAEVPAMQRYGFGLGHVPYREAIAAWMQTRFAQSVDPITEIVPLLGSKEGLAHVAFAFLGPDDVAIIPDPAYQAYIGGTLMSDATPYVYPLRPRTEFLVELEEIPADVLARTRVVYLNYPNNPTAAIAPREYLERVVRICRERDILLVYDNAYSEMGFDGYVPPSIFEIDGARDVAIEFHSLSKTYNMTGWRCGWAVAAPPLASALARVKSFTDTGQYMGIQAAGVAAIESWAEFVPRNLAVFAERRDASVAAFRAQGFVCEVPRATMYLWIPLPEGIASAAFADRLREEQGVIVMPGSGFGAGGEGFFRVSFIQSPARIAQAAERAGVVLRAMLAEQGAGVGAGAR; encoded by the coding sequence ATGCCCCGTTTTTCGAAGCGTTTCACCGGATTTCCGGTCTATCCGTTGGCGCACATTCCGGCGCGCAAGAAGGCACTGCTTGCGGCCGGCGTGGATGTGATCGATCTCGGGGCCGGCGATGCGGATCTGGCACCACCACCACGGGCGGTGGCCGCGTTGCAGGCTGCCGCCGAAGTGCCCGCCATGCAGCGTTATGGCTTCGGGCTCGGGCACGTCCCGTACCGCGAAGCCATCGCTGCATGGATGCAGACGCGGTTCGCCCAGTCCGTCGACCCGATCACCGAGATCGTGCCACTGCTGGGCAGCAAGGAAGGACTGGCTCACGTCGCGTTCGCGTTTCTCGGACCTGACGATGTGGCCATCATCCCCGACCCGGCGTATCAGGCGTACATCGGCGGTACGCTCATGAGCGATGCCACGCCGTACGTGTATCCGCTGCGTCCGCGCACGGAATTTCTCGTCGAACTCGAGGAGATTCCAGCGGATGTCCTCGCGCGCACGCGGGTCGTGTATCTCAACTATCCGAACAATCCCACGGCGGCCATCGCCCCGCGCGAGTATCTCGAGCGGGTGGTGCGCATCTGTCGGGAACGCGACATCCTGCTCGTGTACGACAACGCCTATTCGGAGATGGGGTTCGATGGGTATGTCCCGCCGAGCATCTTCGAAATCGACGGCGCGCGCGATGTCGCGATCGAATTCCATTCGCTGTCGAAGACATACAACATGACCGGTTGGCGTTGCGGCTGGGCGGTGGCGGCACCGCCGCTCGCATCGGCGCTGGCCAGGGTGAAATCGTTCACCGATACGGGGCAGTACATGGGGATCCAGGCCGCTGGCGTGGCGGCCATCGAAAGCTGGGCGGAGTTCGTGCCGCGGAATCTCGCGGTGTTCGCCGAGCGACGGGATGCGTCGGTGGCGGCGTTTCGTGCGCAGGGCTTCGTGTGCGAGGTGCCCCGAGCCACGATGTATCTCTGGATTCCTCTGCCTGAAGGCATTGCCAGCGCGGCATTCGCCGATCGGCTCCGTGAAGAGCAGGGAGTGATCGTGATGCCGGGCTCCGGATTCGGCGCCGGCGGTGAAGGGTTCTTCCGGGTGTCGTTCATTCAATCGCCCGCCCGGATCGCCCAGGCGGCGGAGCGCGCCGGTGTGGTGCTCCGCGCCATGTTGGCCGAGCAGGGTGCGGGAGTGGGAGCGGGGGCGCGGTGA
- a CDS encoding family 10 glycosylhydrolase has product MGTRARQVAWAMLLSSLVLMSCHRGKRPGANVSPATPVAPGDVVSSAPPSTPPSSPPFRPAPPDVAPTPKPAESTVSKEPPPVLREFRGVWVASVANIDWPSKRTLTTAEQQAELLALFDRAAELRLNAVIFQVRPAADALYASSIEPWSEYLTGAQGKRPDPYWDPLAFAVREAHARGMELHAWFNPYRARHTDAKSPLVATHIARTNPALVKPYGGYLWMDPGEPAVRARTLRVVLDVVKRYDIDGVHIDDYFYPYPATTRRGKPIDFPDATSWAKYRKQGGTLSRADWRRENVNLLVKELYEGIHRTKPWVRFGISPFGIWRPGYPEQIRGLDAYEKLYADARKWLHEGWLDYFTPQLYWPTTKREQSYPALLDWWSSENRQERHLWPGNFTSRAGGRGAGAFTVAELVQQIRVTRLNPGASGNVHFSMKSFLDNQAGMNDSLRTEMYAAPALPPASPWLASPPPASPTVRVERNGGLWRVGLAPDGTVAPWQWLVRLRTDSAWVTMVLPGGTTQWTVPPALGANTIAVTSLNRVGIESPTVTLPLVSAPASGSASGSNMGPHTGRTSSPASTSVKPGRNDAR; this is encoded by the coding sequence ATGGGGACGCGCGCGCGTCAGGTGGCCTGGGCGATGTTGTTGTCGAGCCTCGTTCTCATGTCGTGTCATCGTGGCAAGCGGCCGGGCGCCAACGTGAGCCCCGCCACGCCGGTCGCGCCGGGCGATGTCGTGTCGTCCGCGCCGCCGTCGACACCACCATCGTCCCCGCCATTCCGGCCCGCACCGCCGGACGTGGCGCCGACGCCGAAGCCTGCCGAATCCACGGTGAGCAAGGAACCGCCGCCGGTGCTCCGCGAATTCCGCGGCGTGTGGGTGGCCAGCGTGGCCAACATCGACTGGCCCAGCAAGCGCACGCTGACCACGGCGGAGCAGCAGGCGGAATTGCTCGCGCTGTTCGATCGCGCCGCCGAACTGCGACTCAATGCGGTGATCTTTCAGGTGCGGCCGGCGGCCGACGCGCTGTATGCGTCGAGCATCGAGCCGTGGTCGGAATACCTCACCGGCGCGCAGGGCAAGCGCCCCGATCCCTACTGGGATCCGCTCGCCTTCGCCGTACGGGAGGCGCATGCCCGTGGCATGGAACTGCATGCCTGGTTCAATCCGTATCGCGCCCGTCACACCGACGCGAAGTCGCCCCTGGTGGCCACGCACATCGCGCGCACCAATCCGGCGCTCGTGAAGCCGTACGGCGGCTATCTGTGGATGGACCCGGGTGAACCGGCTGTGCGGGCGCGCACGTTGCGTGTGGTACTCGATGTCGTGAAACGATACGACATCGATGGTGTGCACATCGACGATTATTTCTATCCGTATCCGGCCACGACGCGTCGCGGCAAACCCATCGATTTCCCCGACGCCACGAGCTGGGCCAAATACCGCAAACAGGGCGGTACGCTCTCCCGCGCCGACTGGCGACGCGAGAACGTGAATCTGCTCGTGAAGGAGCTCTACGAAGGCATTCATCGCACCAAGCCCTGGGTGCGTTTCGGCATCAGTCCCTTCGGCATCTGGCGCCCCGGATATCCGGAACAGATCCGCGGACTCGATGCGTACGAGAAGCTCTACGCCGATGCGCGGAAGTGGCTGCACGAGGGATGGCTGGACTATTTCACGCCGCAGCTCTACTGGCCCACCACCAAGCGCGAGCAGTCCTATCCCGCGCTGCTCGACTGGTGGTCGTCGGAGAATCGTCAGGAGCGTCACCTCTGGCCCGGCAACTTCACGTCGCGGGCAGGGGGACGGGGGGCCGGCGCGTTCACGGTGGCTGAACTGGTGCAGCAGATCCGGGTCACGCGCCTCAATCCCGGCGCGTCGGGCAACGTGCATTTCAGCATGAAGTCGTTCCTCGACAATCAGGCCGGCATGAATGATTCGTTGCGTACGGAGATGTATGCGGCGCCGGCGCTGCCGCCGGCGTCGCCCTGGCTGGCCTCGCCACCACCGGCCTCTCCCACGGTGCGGGTGGAGCGCAACGGCGGGCTGTGGCGGGTGGGACTCGCGCCGGATGGCACCGTGGCGCCCTGGCAGTGGCTGGTGCGCCTGCGAACCGACTCGGCATGGGTTACCATGGTACTGCCGGGAGGTACCACGCAGTGGACGGTGCCGCCGGCGCTCGGTGCCAACACGATTGCCGTCACGTCACTCAATCGGGTGGGGATCGAGAGTCCTACCGTCACGCTGCCGCTCGTGTCGGCTCCCGCGTCGGGTTCGGCTTCGGGTTCCAACATGGGTCCCCACACGGGCCGCACGTCGTCGCCTGCCTCCACCTCCGTCAAACCGGGACGCAACGATGCCCGCTGA
- a CDS encoding tetratricopeptide repeat protein has translation MVELLMDYDVPLTHERWQDHNRRGLAFAAAADWTEAADAFTVAAEALASDPEELTPHEPLALVLGNLAQACFRAGRLDEALGHAQRACALRVALTGEDGMPAARARMDLAVILATADRRDEAMTLVQRAIAAVERHVGEEDPRLTVVLENAARIALSTGAAASAEPFLLRLHALLALHDESTESADRLLARIAEVRTMQSGTPRAAVPVATPPGATPAVPREPMASAAVPAAPAASPVGDQSRELAADLSRRLPPDFPVDVEWEDQPLRDAVALTDVLLRTTPSGVPAIPGPEIVQAMPEIPEMSAATPDATPTAEPLVLDFAVHHGLIDEEYLEAPRAPITPTLELVDAIEPTEIREDREVEASVSGIVESVSEAAMPPSIVQPDVSMASVEATDMVVPGASPADAPPADIPAAPVPAPTSPSSQPQRSPRSVAVVLPTPHAGSAVETTPHAPRAPGSHDAAPSASRTPLLLLAGGLLAAGAAAGWWFFLR, from the coding sequence ATGGTTGAGCTCCTCATGGACTACGACGTGCCCCTGACGCACGAACGATGGCAGGACCACAATCGGCGCGGCCTGGCCTTTGCCGCCGCGGCCGATTGGACGGAGGCGGCCGATGCGTTTACCGTCGCCGCCGAGGCGCTGGCGTCCGATCCGGAGGAGCTCACCCCGCACGAACCCCTCGCGCTGGTGCTGGGCAATCTGGCCCAGGCGTGTTTTCGCGCCGGCCGCCTCGACGAAGCGCTGGGGCATGCGCAGCGGGCCTGCGCGCTGCGGGTGGCGCTCACGGGCGAGGACGGCATGCCCGCCGCCCGGGCCCGTATGGATCTCGCGGTGATCCTGGCCACGGCCGATCGCCGTGATGAGGCCATGACCCTCGTGCAACGCGCCATCGCGGCCGTGGAGCGTCATGTGGGCGAGGAAGATCCGCGGCTCACCGTGGTGCTGGAGAACGCCGCGCGCATCGCGCTGTCGACCGGGGCTGCGGCCAGCGCGGAACCGTTTCTGCTGCGGCTCCATGCGCTGCTGGCGCTGCACGATGAGTCCACGGAATCGGCCGATCGGTTGCTGGCCCGCATCGCCGAGGTGCGGACGATGCAGAGCGGCACACCCAGGGCCGCCGTGCCGGTGGCAACACCACCCGGCGCAACGCCGGCCGTGCCCAGAGAGCCCATGGCCTCAGCGGCCGTGCCGGCAGCACCCGCGGCCTCGCCGGTCGGTGACCAGTCCCGTGAACTCGCCGCTGATCTGTCCCGTCGCCTGCCCCCCGATTTTCCTGTCGATGTCGAATGGGAGGATCAACCGTTGCGGGACGCCGTCGCGCTCACGGATGTCCTGCTGCGCACGACTCCCTCGGGGGTGCCGGCCATTCCCGGACCGGAGATCGTGCAGGCCATGCCGGAGATACCGGAGATGTCCGCCGCTACGCCCGATGCCACGCCGACAGCGGAACCGCTGGTGCTCGACTTCGCCGTGCACCACGGGTTGATCGACGAGGAGTATCTCGAAGCGCCACGGGCGCCGATCACGCCGACTCTGGAGTTGGTGGACGCCATCGAGCCGACGGAGATCAGAGAGGACCGCGAGGTCGAGGCAAGCGTCAGCGGGATCGTGGAAAGCGTCAGCGAAGCCGCGATGCCGCCAAGTATTGTCCAACCGGATGTTTCGATGGCGAGTGTCGAGGCGACGGACATGGTGGTGCCGGGTGCCTCACCGGCCGACGCTCCACCAGCAGACATCCCCGCAGCTCCGGTACCGGCGCCGACCAGCCCATCGAGTCAGCCCCAGCGTTCGCCGCGCAGTGTCGCGGTGGTCCTGCCCACTCCCCATGCCGGATCGGCCGTGGAAACGACGCCCCACGCGCCCCGGGCGCCGGGATCGCACGATGCGGCCCCTTCGGCGTCACGCACCCCGCTGCTGCTGCTCGCCGGCGGCCTGCTCGCGGCCGGCGCGGCGGCGGGATGGTGGTTCTTCCTGCGGTGA
- the apaG gene encoding Co2+/Mg2+ efflux protein ApaG, translated as MPAERSPFYYRMTSGIRITVRPSYLRERSNPLLGQFVFAYHIRIENVGDQAAQLRTRRWLIHDESVGDSVVEGEGVVGEQPHLLPGQVHEYRSFCVLKAPHGWMEGSYRFVRDDGSSFQAAIPRFMLAAEPRADTVS; from the coding sequence ATGCCCGCTGAACGGTCGCCGTTCTACTACCGGATGACGTCGGGAATCCGCATCACGGTGCGCCCGTCGTATCTCAGGGAACGTTCCAATCCGCTGCTGGGGCAGTTCGTCTTCGCCTATCACATCCGCATCGAAAACGTCGGCGATCAGGCGGCACAACTGCGGACGCGCCGCTGGCTGATTCACGACGAATCGGTGGGCGACTCGGTGGTGGAAGGAGAGGGTGTGGTGGGCGAACAGCCGCATCTGCTGCCCGGTCAGGTGCACGAGTACCGCTCGTTCTGCGTGCTCAAGGCGCCGCATGGCTGGATGGAAGGCAGCTACCGGTTCGTGCGGGACGACGGCAGTTCTTTCCAGGCCGCCATCCCGCGCTTCATGCTCGCGGCCGAACCGCGCGCCGATACGGTGTCCTGA